A genomic region of Metopolophium dirhodum isolate CAU chromosome 1, ASM1992520v1, whole genome shotgun sequence contains the following coding sequences:
- the LOC132941152 gene encoding zinc finger protein 85-like, which yields MVVSSVIIEKTIFEENCGVPGIKLINTEYNVTFIVLELLKDLPSACVHFACTNTRNLEKAIVHYVEKKNFPCRKPSCDRQASTKKNLHDHLFIEADQVDDICNMFFQSSNLTKHRRTHTGEKPYSCDVCNKS from the exons atgGTAGTTTCTTCAGTTATAATTGAAAAG ACtatatttgaagaaaattgTGGTGTACCTGGTATCAAATTAATTAACACCGAGTATAATGTTACATTTATAGTGTTAGAACTATTAAAAGATTTGCCATCAGCTTGTGTACATTTTGCATGTACAAATACAAG aaatttgGAAAAAGCAATAGTACAttacgttgaaaaaaaaaacttcccaTGTCGAAAACCTTCTTGTGATAGACAAGCTTCCACAAAAAAGAATTTGCATGATCATTTATTCATAGAAGCTGACCAAGTAGACGACATATGCAATATGTTCTTCCAAAGTAGCAATTTGACGAAACATCGACGCACACACACTGGTGAAAAACCGTACTCGTGTGATGTATGCAACAAGTCATAG